Genomic DNA from Deltaproteobacteria bacterium HGW-Deltaproteobacteria-18:
GATAGAGGCGTTCGGTCAGATTGCGGCCAAAAGAGGCGCGCAGGCGGTCACGGGTGATGAGCTCGCCGTAGGTCGAGGGTGATTCGGACCTGTCCGCGCTTAAAGTCAGTCTCCAGATTTCGTCCGTCCAGGTGCCCGAGGCCGAACCCGAAAACGTCATCTGGCTGTTGTTCATGCTCAGGCCCCAATCAAAATCCACGTCCGATTCGGTCTGGCTGACGCCTCCCAGGACCTGGAATTCCAGTGTCTCGGAGGCTTTCCAGGCAAAACCGGCCAAGGCGGAGAGGACCAGCTGCTCCGTCTCGCCGTCGACGCGGTCGAAGCGGTAATTCTGGACCCCGGCCTGGCCGATGATCCGCCATAGGCCATCGCCCAAGGCGTGGCTCCAGGTCGTGGTCAGGCCGCCGGACAGATAATCGGTATACCCCGTTGATTCGTACTGCATAAGCCCCGCGCTGCCCTCCACGGACAATTCGTCCCGCTCGCTCATGCGCAGGGTCAGGCCCGGGGTCGCGGAGTAGTGGTTGCGCGCGGCCTTCTCCGTGGTGATGCCCGATTCGTCGAACTCGCTCTCCACGGTGTGGTCGCGGACCCACTTCGCGCCGAGGCGCAGCACCAGGCGCTCGCTGACGGCGTGAGAGGCCTCGACCCCGAGCTGTGCGTTTTCCCGGCTATAGTCTTCGTGCTCGGCGTACTGAAAGGCGTCCAGGCGTCCCTGCAGCCCGAGACGCGTCACCTCGTCGCCCCCCTCGACCTTAAAGGCCGGCGAGAGCATGAGTTCGGCATCGGTTTCGCCCTTGCCGAGGGTGTTGTCGTCAAAGGCCGCGCGCACGCCGATGGACGGCGTGACCATGGTTTCGCACACGCCGCTCTTCGCGGCCGGGCCAAGGATGAGAATGCCGGCCAGAAGCAAGGCGGCAAGGGGTTTGATGCAATGCGTCATGGGAGCGGTCAGGGGACGATGACGATATCGCCGGGTTCGAGCAGGACGTTCTGCTCCAGGCCCTTGCCACCCGCGACGTGGTCGTAGTCAAAAGGAAGATAGCTCTGCGTGCCTGTCGTGTCCGTGCGCACGACGCGCACCGAACCGGTCGAGGCATACGGGGTCATGCCCCCGGCCATGGCCAGGGCCTGCAGCACGGACATGGGCCCGTCCATGGGAAACACGCCGGACTTCTGCACCTTGCCGACCACGGAAACCTTGGAACTGCGCGACTCGATGAGCATCACGGTCACGGGCGCGCCGTGGATATATTCGCCGATCCTGGTCTCAAGCTCGGCCCGCAGATTCTCGACGCTGACCCCGGCGGCCTGCATGTCTCCAACCAGGGGAAAGGAAATCTTGCCGTCCGGGCGCACCAGAACCTTTCGCGCCAGGCTCTCGTCACCCCATACGGAAATCTCAAGCACGTCTCCACTGCCCAGGGGAAAGGTCGCCCCTTGGCTGGCGTGCACAGGAACGCAAAACAGAAAAAAAAGAATCGAAGCCCGCATGAAAAAACTCATAAATGCTCCATAAAAATGCAAAAAATTAATCATCCTTTTCAATCCAGCCAATCAGGTCAGGATCCAAGACCCAGAAAAATCAAGACGCGCTGGAACTTGGGCCGGAGCCACCCAGCCTTTTTGGGAAAAGGGAATGCGTCCAAGCCATTTCAGACAGCCATCAGCAACTGACTTCAGCCAGTGAGCCCAAGGGATTTTTGAAGACCGCGCCGATTATCACCCCGGCCTCGTCCAGTGCCTTGCGACAGGCGGTGCAGGCCATGTGCAGAGGTTTTCCATGATCCGAGAACTGGAAGAGGACCTCGAATTCACGCCCTTCCTTGAAATTCTCGGGCTCGGTCGCATTCAGATGCAAGCCGATGCCCGTGGTCGAGATGTCGCGCAACTGCGCCACCCGATACCGGCCCTTGAGCCCGTCCGGGTCCAGCGTGTGAACAACGGCAAAGCCGGA
This window encodes:
- a CDS encoding sugar transporter, giving the protein MSFFMRASILFFLFCVPVHASQGATFPLGSGDVLEISVWGDESLARKVLVRPDGKISFPLVGDMQAAGVSVENLRAELETRIGEYIHGAPVTVMLIESRSSKVSVVGKVQKSGVFPMDGPMSVLQALAMAGGMTPYASTGSVRVVRTDTTGTQSYLPFDYDHVAGGKGLEQNVLLEPGDIVIVP